A region of the Yarrowia lipolytica chromosome 1C, complete sequence genome:
ATCTCCCATACGAGCCAGCTCTGCACCGGTTAGATGGTCGTACTTGCCACTAAGCATATTCTTGGTCTTTCTTCTGTTGACAAATCCGTAGCCCAGATACATGCCAATGACTATAGCCATGCCGGCAGCCACCATAGACATGGCGATGGTGTGACCCTGCTTGAAGGCAGGAGCGTCCGGTGCTCTGTAGACATTTGAAGCAATGGCCCCGCCCATATTACCCAGTCCAATGACAATAGCCATGGCAATTGCTCGTTTGTATGGGCCACTGACATTCACAGAGATCCAAGAGATGAAACAAATGAAGCACGGCTGCATACCCAGATTGACGATACAACAGCCAGCGTAAGTGATCCAGATTCGTTTCACTCCGTAGGCGATACAGAGAGAGTATCCAACAAGTCCTAGGGAGAAGTTGGCCATTAGAAAGGGGAATCGTTTGCCAGTCTTGTCACTGAAATAAGCCTGGAACACGTTAGCGATAGCTCCAACTAATGCTGGGGGTGCAGACAGTAGCTGCGACTTTGCCACGCTGTGTCCCATGCTGTTGACAATAATGGGGGTGAAGAAGTAGAGAGAGTAGAGAGGAACAACAATGAGAATCATAGCCAGAGCTCCAAGCCAGGACTGGACGTCTTTAAAAGCCTGCCAGACAAATTCTTTATCATTTGAATTGTCTCTTCCGACCGGTTGATTGCTTGAGGCTCCCTTGGCAGCCAAATCTCGATCATAGCCATCGTATTCCAGCGAGTACTGGAGGAACTCTCGTTCATCTTGGGTCAGAAACTTTG
Encoded here:
- a CDS encoding uncharacterized protein (Compare to YALI0C08569g, similar to uniprot|Q86ZH9 Neurospora crassa Related to tartrate transporters), which encodes MSLKTELSHHEGEITPLESPDRFLTAEEKFPHINRSKLLRKCDLHIIPMLAVLYLMSFLDRGNIGNARIEGIIEDLNLTGTQFNWSITVFFFTYCVFEVPSNMLLKHIRPSIYLPSIMVLWGIVMTLMGIVNNYAGLIACRVLLGVFEAGLFPGVTYYLTMWYCRSDMQYRQAMFFTAAGLAGAFSGLLAFGIGKMRGTAGLNGWQWIFILEGIATVVVAVFAYWALYDFPENAKFLTQDEREFLQYSLEYDGYDRDLAAKGASSNQPVGRDNSNDKEFVWQAFKDVQSWLGALAMILIVVPLYSLYFFTPIIVNSMGHSVAKSQLLSAPPALVGAIANVFQAYFSDKTGKRFPFLMANFSLGLVGYSLCIAYGVKRIWITYAGCCIVNLGMQPCFICFISWISVNVSGPYKRAIAMAIVIGLGNMGGAIASNVYRAPDAPAFKQGHTIAMSMVAAGMAIVIGMYLGYGFVNRRKTKNMLSGKYDHLTGAELARMGDRSPFFIYRT